The Flammeovirga agarivorans genome has a window encoding:
- a CDS encoding DUF3472 domain-containing protein, which translates to MRKIVYLVSLFSLLFTACETKQAGTPIELSIAENAWLDVAKGRLTGIDTAGINEWDGQENLDVYFFAEKSGTIKLKMKGSAPQGTSLEVALGDTEKTGQLKGKKSEVLLGTYEIQKEGYQCITIKNTSKKPVNITSLEVVPLSENTFYSIPKDNPYFGRRGPSVHLNYQLPAEAKDKDIQWYYSEIEVPEGQDALGSYFMANGFGEGYFGIQVNSETERRILFSVWSPYQTDNPNEIPEDQRIQLMSKGSGVHTGKFGDEGSGGQSYKVFPWKAGVPYKFLLKGEPVDATHTQYTAYFYAPEKGQWDLIASFKRPKTHTYLKRFHSFLENFIPEYGTEQRMALYKNQWVGDKEGKWYPIESAKFSADATARGLHRFDYEGGVTKNEFYLENCGFFNNETAVGTEFKKTKPSTLELDVMNIEKVAMKESRSNTKQRL; encoded by the coding sequence ATGAGAAAAATTGTATACCTTGTTTCCCTATTTTCTTTATTATTTACTGCCTGCGAGACAAAACAGGCAGGTACTCCCATTGAATTAAGTATTGCAGAGAATGCTTGGTTGGATGTGGCAAAAGGCCGACTGACGGGTATTGATACTGCAGGAATTAATGAGTGGGATGGACAGGAAAACCTTGATGTGTATTTCTTTGCTGAAAAGAGCGGTACAATTAAGTTGAAAATGAAAGGGAGTGCCCCTCAGGGTACATCACTTGAAGTCGCTTTAGGAGATACCGAAAAGACCGGACAGTTAAAAGGTAAAAAGTCGGAAGTGCTGTTGGGGACTTACGAAATTCAAAAGGAAGGTTACCAATGCATCACTATCAAAAATACATCTAAGAAGCCTGTCAATATTACTTCTTTAGAGGTGGTTCCATTATCAGAAAATACATTCTACAGCATCCCGAAAGACAATCCTTACTTTGGTAGAAGAGGACCATCGGTACACCTTAACTATCAATTGCCAGCAGAGGCAAAAGACAAGGACATTCAATGGTATTACAGTGAAATAGAAGTTCCTGAAGGTCAAGATGCGTTGGGTTCTTATTTTATGGCCAATGGTTTTGGAGAGGGATACTTTGGAATACAAGTCAATAGCGAAACAGAGCGTCGAATTTTATTCTCCGTTTGGAGTCCTTACCAAACCGACAATCCTAATGAAATTCCTGAAGATCAAAGAATCCAATTGATGAGTAAAGGAAGTGGTGTACATACTGGAAAGTTTGGAGATGAAGGTTCTGGAGGCCAGAGTTACAAAGTGTTTCCATGGAAAGCTGGAGTACCGTATAAGTTTTTACTAAAAGGTGAGCCTGTAGATGCAACTCATACACAATATACAGCCTACTTTTATGCTCCAGAAAAGGGACAATGGGATTTAATTGCCAGTTTTAAAAGACCAAAAACACATACTTACCTTAAACGTTTCCACTCGTTCTTAGAAAACTTTATTCCTGAATATGGTACAGAACAACGCATGGCATTGTACAAAAACCAATGGGTGGGCGATAAAGAAGGAAAGTGGTATCCGATAGAATCTGCTAAATTTTCTGCAGATGCCACAGCAAGAGGTTTACACCGATTTGATTATGAAGGTGGAGTGACCAAAAACGAATTTTACCTAGAAAACTGCGGCTTCTTTAATAATGAAACAGCAGTAGGTACAGAATTTAAAAAAACGAAACCATCAACGTTGGAACTTGATGTAATGAATATAGAAAAAGTAGCAATGAAAGAGAGTAGATCTAATACGAAACAAAGATTGTAA
- a CDS encoding sulfatase family protein, protein MKFFNANLKVSLSFLIIFLSPLVVYSQKPNVLFLTSDDLNFDSIGAYGSKIKNTTPNIDKLSKQGMLFERAYVQAPSCCPSRNVFHTGQYSHNSGVEGFYSVDFPQATLPEALRGNGYFTGIVQKVIDSTPTNNVDQYWDYVADFDKLNSRTASKYKLAFGEIVQKAKDNDQPFYASVNVQDPHLPFYRGEKTKKGFDKNPPSLIFDQDEIPIHPVLPQYDHFKEEMTDYYNTVRRGDDCIGDILAVLKEKGVIDNTIIVYVSDHGMAFPFVKSNLYPQSVRTPWVVVWPGEVKKGKRDKTHMVSAIDLMPTILEATNTETPGPLAGRSLLPIMKGKSQENRDYVYVEHNEGPTADPRPMRAVHSKDFVYIFNAWGTGDYHAIMECRWYRSYATYNKLSQDHQEVKDRFEFLNYRTVEELYDTKNDPYSKHNLINDPNYADVVKDLSTRLETWMRATNDYALEGFLVKDNEDELRRFMEKRVSISKERATRLEWKREVKHKNRPQGKLTELGVANIVQ, encoded by the coding sequence ATGAAATTTTTTAATGCAAATTTAAAAGTAAGCCTAAGCTTTTTAATAATATTCTTATCTCCTTTGGTGGTATATAGTCAGAAACCAAATGTATTGTTTTTAACCTCCGATGATCTAAACTTTGATTCTATTGGAGCGTATGGTTCAAAAATAAAAAACACCACTCCTAACATAGATAAGCTATCCAAACAAGGGATGCTTTTTGAGAGAGCTTACGTACAGGCACCAAGCTGTTGTCCGTCGAGAAATGTTTTTCATACAGGTCAATATTCACATAATAGTGGAGTGGAAGGATTTTATAGTGTGGATTTTCCTCAGGCAACATTGCCGGAAGCACTTAGAGGAAATGGCTACTTTACAGGTATCGTTCAGAAAGTGATTGATTCTACACCTACAAATAATGTTGATCAATATTGGGACTATGTGGCAGATTTTGATAAGCTCAACTCAAGAACGGCATCAAAATATAAGTTGGCTTTTGGAGAGATTGTACAAAAAGCAAAAGACAATGACCAACCTTTTTATGCGTCGGTGAATGTACAAGATCCTCACTTACCATTTTATCGAGGAGAGAAAACAAAAAAAGGATTTGATAAGAATCCTCCTTCATTAATCTTTGATCAAGACGAAATTCCTATACATCCTGTTTTACCCCAGTATGATCATTTTAAAGAAGAGATGACCGATTACTACAATACTGTAAGAAGAGGGGATGATTGTATCGGGGATATCCTAGCTGTATTAAAAGAAAAAGGAGTGATAGACAATACCATTATCGTTTATGTATCGGATCATGGTATGGCTTTTCCGTTTGTGAAATCAAACTTATACCCTCAAAGTGTGCGTACCCCATGGGTAGTCGTTTGGCCTGGAGAAGTGAAAAAAGGAAAAAGAGACAAAACGCATATGGTATCGGCAATTGATCTGATGCCTACAATATTGGAAGCTACAAATACTGAAACTCCTGGTCCATTAGCAGGACGTTCGTTGCTACCAATAATGAAAGGAAAATCTCAGGAAAATCGTGATTATGTTTATGTAGAACATAATGAGGGACCGACTGCAGATCCAAGACCTATGCGAGCGGTACACTCTAAAGATTTTGTCTATATTTTTAATGCATGGGGTACTGGAGATTACCATGCGATTATGGAATGTCGTTGGTATAGATCGTATGCTACTTACAATAAATTATCACAGGATCATCAAGAAGTAAAAGATCGCTTCGAGTTCCTAAATTACCGTACAGTTGAAGAGTTATACGACACTAAGAATGATCCTTATTCTAAGCATAACCTTATCAATGATCCTAACTATGCAGATGTAGTGAAAGATTTAAGTACTCGATTGGAAACTTGGATGAGAGCTACCAATGATTACGCTTTAGAAGGTTTCTTAGTAAAAGACAATGAAGACGAACTTCGAAGGTTTATGGAAAAAAGAGTTAGTATCTCTAAAGAAAGAGCTACCCGTTTAGAGTGGAAAAGAGAGGTGAAACATAAAAACCGCCCTCAAGGAAAATTGACGGAGTTAGGGGTTGCGAATATTGTGCAATAG
- a CDS encoding MFS transporter: MATLTEVKSIDQHEKVSLREKVAYGLGDAASSTFWKMFSMYMLFFYTDVFGISAAAVGTMFLVTRIWDAINDPLMGILSDKTTTRFGKFRPYLLLMAIPFGLVGILTFTTPDLSESNKIIYAYITYTLMMMVYTGINVPYSSLLGVITSNPKERTSLASYRFIFAFAGSILVLATAEPLVKFFEESNTPQVAWQSTMTVFAIFTTVLFFLTFLGTKERVKPKKQKTNTLQDLKNLSKNKEWFIMLGAGVSCLIFNSIRDGASIYYFKYFIASESNLEFFGISLTLSSLFLVIGQLSNLVGVVISASVANKMGKRNTFMMAMVSAAILSFMFYLLSSDQLVLIYILQAGISLFAGMVFPLMWSMYADIADYSEYKTGRRSTGLIFSSSSMSQKMGWTLGGALSGWLLSYFGFEANTTASQETINGLKMMLSIIPAIGAILSVIFLTRYKLTESFMTDVQKSLREENES; this comes from the coding sequence ATGGCAACACTAACCGAAGTAAAAAGCATTGATCAACATGAAAAAGTAAGCTTAAGAGAAAAAGTTGCTTATGGATTGGGAGATGCCGCCTCTTCCACCTTCTGGAAGATGTTTTCAATGTATATGCTGTTCTTTTATACTGATGTATTTGGCATCTCGGCAGCTGCAGTAGGCACCATGTTTTTGGTCACAAGAATTTGGGATGCCATCAATGACCCTTTAATGGGAATACTAAGTGATAAGACCACTACCCGATTTGGAAAGTTTCGCCCTTATTTATTGCTTATGGCCATTCCTTTTGGGCTTGTTGGTATACTTACATTTACCACACCTGACTTATCGGAATCGAATAAAATTATCTATGCATATATCACTTACACCCTCATGATGATGGTGTATACTGGCATTAATGTTCCTTATTCTTCCTTACTTGGAGTCATCACTTCCAATCCCAAAGAGAGAACATCATTAGCTTCCTATCGCTTTATTTTTGCTTTTGCAGGAAGTATTCTTGTGCTAGCCACTGCAGAACCACTGGTGAAATTCTTTGAGGAATCGAATACCCCTCAAGTAGCTTGGCAGAGTACTATGACTGTATTTGCTATCTTCACTACCGTCTTATTTTTTCTTACTTTCCTAGGAACTAAAGAGAGAGTAAAACCTAAAAAACAGAAGACGAATACATTACAGGATCTTAAGAACCTTTCTAAAAACAAGGAATGGTTTATTATGTTAGGTGCAGGCGTTTCTTGTCTGATTTTCAATTCAATTCGAGACGGTGCATCGATCTATTATTTTAAATATTTTATTGCTTCAGAAAGTAACTTGGAGTTCTTCGGGATATCCTTAACATTGAGTTCTCTGTTTTTGGTAATAGGGCAATTATCTAATCTAGTTGGAGTAGTCATCTCAGCATCTGTAGCCAACAAAATGGGTAAAAGAAATACGTTTATGATGGCTATGGTAAGTGCTGCTATCCTAAGTTTCATGTTCTATTTATTATCATCAGATCAATTGGTGCTTATTTATATCCTACAAGCAGGCATTAGTTTATTTGCAGGCATGGTATTCCCGCTTATGTGGTCGATGTATGCTGACATTGCCGATTATTCGGAATACAAAACAGGAAGAAGATCAACGGGACTTATCTTCTCTTCTTCGTCTATGTCACAAAAGATGGGGTGGACGTTAGGTGGTGCTTTATCTGGTTGGCTATTATCTTATTTTGGATTTGAAGCCAATACAACAGCATCACAAGAAACGATCAATGGACTAAAGATGATGCTAAGTATCATCCCTGCCATTGGAGCAATTCTTTCTGTGATATTCTTGACTAGATATAAACTGACAGAATCGTTTATGACCGATGTTCAGAAATCATTGAGGGAAGAGAATGAAAGTTAA
- a CDS encoding AGE family epimerase/isomerase yields the protein MTTTLKKEITEELYHILDFWGENTVDLEYGGFYGEINNSLEINKKADKSLVLNARLLWSFSAGYIQTQKEEYLTLAKRAYNYLIQYFLDPEYGGFYWAVDYKGNLTSDRKQTYAQGFAIYGLSEYYRASTDNTALKHAIDCYEVVKKYTYDNDHKGYIEALDRKWQSIDDMRLSEKDANFPKSMNTHLHILEPFTNLYRVWKNTQLKEDISELIDIFSNNILNKKNTHLDLFFEMDWQTPASVISYGHDIEGAWLLDEAAQIIGEKKEATKSIAMKMVDTCLVEGFAKNGAVLNELEEGQLHKDFDWWPQAEALVGLVMAYNYSQDQVYMDQALLTWEYIKKQIIDTEKGEWFWGREADGSVKDTYKAGFWKCPYHNSRACIEVINRLN from the coding sequence ATGACGACTACTTTAAAGAAAGAAATCACAGAAGAACTGTATCACATTCTCGATTTTTGGGGTGAAAATACTGTAGATCTAGAATACGGAGGCTTCTATGGAGAAATCAATAATAGCTTAGAAATCAATAAAAAAGCAGACAAAAGTCTAGTCTTAAATGCAAGATTACTTTGGTCTTTTTCAGCAGGATATATTCAAACCCAAAAGGAAGAATATTTAACCCTTGCCAAAAGAGCCTATAACTATTTGATCCAATATTTTTTAGATCCAGAATATGGTGGTTTTTATTGGGCTGTTGATTACAAGGGAAATCTAACATCCGACAGAAAGCAAACCTACGCACAAGGTTTCGCTATTTATGGACTATCAGAATATTACAGAGCCTCAACAGATAATACCGCATTAAAACATGCGATTGATTGCTATGAAGTAGTTAAGAAATATACTTACGATAATGATCACAAGGGCTATATCGAAGCATTAGACCGAAAATGGCAATCTATTGATGACATGCGATTAAGTGAGAAAGATGCCAATTTCCCTAAGTCTATGAACACCCATCTTCATATTTTAGAACCCTTTACCAACCTGTATAGAGTCTGGAAGAATACTCAATTAAAAGAAGATATCAGCGAATTGATCGATATTTTTTCCAACAATATTCTCAATAAAAAAAATACTCACCTTGACCTTTTCTTTGAGATGGATTGGCAAACGCCAGCTTCCGTTATTTCCTATGGTCATGATATTGAAGGGGCTTGGCTTTTGGATGAAGCAGCACAAATTATTGGTGAGAAAAAAGAAGCTACAAAATCAATTGCCATGAAAATGGTAGACACTTGTCTTGTGGAAGGTTTTGCTAAAAATGGAGCTGTATTGAATGAATTAGAAGAAGGACAACTTCATAAAGATTTTGACTGGTGGCCTCAGGCAGAAGCCTTGGTAGGTTTAGTCATGGCCTATAATTATTCACAAGACCAAGTGTATATGGACCAAGCTTTATTGACTTGGGAATACATTAAAAAACAGATCATAGACACTGAGAAAGGGGAATGGTTTTGGGGAAGAGAAGCTGATGGCTCTGTGAAAGATACCTACAAAGCCGGGTTCTGGAAATGCCCTTACCACAACAGCAGAGCATGTATTGAAGTGATTAACCGACTAAACTAA
- a CDS encoding glycoside hydrolase family 130 protein, with product METLTQLPSHIQSELEHYKMLTMDKNEILPSKNGIYNRYKKPILTREHIPLHWRFDLNPDTNPLGLERIGFNATFNSGAIKWKGKYLIVVRVEGNDRKSFFAVAESPNGIDQFKFWDKPISLPQTEKPDTNVYDMRITQHEDGWIYGVFCSERKDPTAPEGDTSTAVASAGIVRTKDFLTWERLPDLISYSGQQRNVVLHEEFIDGKYAFYTRPQDGFIDTGKGGGIGFGLCDDILHPEVKTEEIMDAKTYHTIYEVKNGLGPAPIKTKEGYLHLAHGVRNTAAGLRYVLYVFMADKNDPSKVTHKPHGHFIAPLQGERVGDVSNVVFSNGWICDDDGSIYIYYASSDTRMHVATTTVEKLIDYCKNTPEDQLTSAASVNTINTLIDKNASFKDLLD from the coding sequence ATGGAAACTTTAACGCAACTCCCATCACATATCCAAAGTGAATTAGAGCATTACAAAATGCTTACAATGGATAAAAACGAAATTTTGCCTAGCAAAAATGGTATCTACAATAGGTATAAAAAACCTATTCTAACAAGAGAACATATTCCATTGCATTGGCGCTTCGATCTCAATCCTGATACCAATCCATTGGGCTTAGAAAGAATTGGTTTTAATGCCACTTTCAATTCTGGAGCTATTAAATGGAAAGGTAAATACTTAATTGTTGTCCGCGTAGAAGGAAATGACCGTAAGTCGTTTTTTGCTGTAGCAGAAAGTCCAAACGGTATCGACCAATTTAAATTCTGGGACAAGCCTATCAGTTTACCTCAAACAGAAAAGCCAGACACCAACGTATATGATATGCGAATTACGCAACATGAAGACGGTTGGATTTACGGTGTATTCTGTTCAGAAAGAAAAGACCCTACTGCTCCTGAGGGAGATACTTCAACAGCGGTAGCATCAGCGGGAATTGTTAGAACAAAGGATTTCCTTACTTGGGAAAGACTCCCTGATTTAATTTCATACAGTGGTCAGCAAAGAAATGTAGTATTGCATGAGGAATTTATCGATGGAAAATACGCTTTCTACACTAGACCTCAAGATGGATTTATTGATACAGGAAAAGGTGGTGGAATTGGTTTTGGACTTTGTGATGATATTCTACATCCTGAAGTAAAAACCGAAGAGATTATGGACGCCAAAACTTACCATACCATTTATGAAGTGAAGAACGGTTTAGGTCCTGCTCCAATAAAAACGAAAGAAGGTTATTTACACCTAGCACATGGTGTTAGAAATACTGCGGCAGGTCTTCGTTATGTACTTTATGTATTTATGGCAGATAAAAATGACCCCTCTAAAGTGACACACAAACCTCATGGACACTTTATAGCTCCTTTGCAAGGAGAAAGAGTTGGAGATGTATCTAATGTGGTCTTCTCCAATGGTTGGATTTGTGATGACGACGGAAGTATTTATATCTACTATGCCTCTTCAGATACGCGTATGCATGTGGCAACAACTACGGTAGAGAAACTAATTGATTACTGTAAGAATACTCCTGAAGATCAGCTGACTTCAGCGGCTTCTGTGAATACGATTAATACTTTGATTGATAAGAATGCATCTTTCAAAGACTTACTAGACTAA
- a CDS encoding glycoside hydrolase family 26 protein, translated as MKTSIKNYISRISIVCICILSVSCNPKPPQNISSTPASQLIDRLEALKDEGILFGHQDDLAYGVNWIGEDGRSDVKDVIGDYPALYGWDIGQIDSLKNLDNVPFNKIREYIISSHERQGVSTISWHTFSTEGRDSWDTSDKQTVKEILPNGKNHNDFNKKLDKVADFLLSLKDKNGHQIPVILRPWHEMNGEWFWWGMGNCTDDEYITLFRYTVDYLRTRKKVDNVIICFSPDRNFTNEKEYLQRYPGDDYVDILGIDNYYDFKEESRIQLAQKKLNVVATLAAKKKMLYAFSETGLETVRDYQWFSKTLLPVLEEANKIQPMSYVMVWRNANKKKEKKNHFFAPFRGHPSSEDFIEFSNNKLILTNKEIQVYN; from the coding sequence ATGAAAACATCAATTAAAAACTATATTTCAAGGATCAGTATTGTATGTATTTGCATACTCTCTGTTTCTTGTAATCCTAAACCACCACAAAATATTTCTTCTACTCCTGCATCCCAATTGATTGATAGATTAGAAGCCTTAAAGGATGAGGGAATTCTTTTCGGACATCAAGACGATTTAGCTTATGGTGTAAATTGGATAGGCGAAGATGGGCGTTCCGATGTAAAAGATGTCATCGGCGATTACCCTGCCCTATACGGTTGGGATATCGGTCAAATTGATTCACTTAAGAATCTTGATAATGTGCCTTTCAATAAAATTCGAGAGTATATTATCTCATCACATGAACGCCAAGGAGTTTCCACAATCAGCTGGCATACTTTCTCAACAGAAGGGAGAGACTCTTGGGATACTTCTGATAAGCAGACCGTTAAAGAAATCCTTCCGAATGGAAAAAACCACAATGACTTCAATAAAAAATTAGATAAAGTAGCCGATTTCCTGTTAAGCCTAAAAGATAAAAATGGTCATCAAATACCTGTGATCCTCCGCCCTTGGCATGAAATGAACGGAGAATGGTTCTGGTGGGGAATGGGTAATTGTACTGACGACGAGTATATCACACTTTTTAGATATACTGTTGACTATTTAAGAACCAGAAAAAAGGTAGATAACGTTATCATATGCTTCTCTCCTGATCGAAACTTTACCAATGAAAAGGAATACCTACAACGTTATCCGGGTGATGATTATGTAGATATTTTAGGCATCGATAATTACTATGATTTCAAAGAAGAAAGTAGAATTCAGCTTGCTCAAAAGAAGCTTAATGTTGTAGCTACTTTAGCGGCAAAGAAAAAGATGCTTTATGCTTTTTCAGAAACAGGATTGGAAACAGTAAGAGACTACCAATGGTTTTCAAAAACACTACTACCTGTGCTTGAAGAAGCCAACAAGATTCAACCGATGTCTTATGTAATGGTCTGGCGAAATGCCAACAAGAAAAAGGAAAAGAAAAACCACTTCTTTGCTCCTTTCAGAGGGCATCCATCTTCAGAAGATTTTATCGAGTTCTCTAATAACAAACTCATTCTTACAAATAAAGAAATTCAAGTGTATAACTAA